The following are from one region of the Streptomyces changanensis genome:
- a CDS encoding chorismate-binding protein yields MNEDLLDDVLRDRAQAYALLHRPEAAGRDALDVLVGRMSTPASLADLPLAEPAVPAPSTHELLVVVPYRQITERGYPAPDDGSPLLALRVGGQQRLPLAAVRARLPDVPTPLSGSRFDVDDAAYEEVVRSVIDDAISTGEGANFVIKRSFVADITDYGPRSALSFFNRLLQRETSAYWTFLIHTGERTFVGASPERHISVDGGTAVMNPISGTYRYPAGGPALPDVLDFLADRKEADELFMVVDEELKMMARICEEGGRVSGPHLKEMAHLAHTEYFIEGRTELDVRDILRETLFAPTVTGSPLESACRVIDRFEPQGRGYYSGVAALIGRDARGRRALDSAILIRTADIDGSGRVRIGVGSTLVRHSDPASEVVETRAKAAGLVSALEAGGGERFAGHPRVRAELERRNETLARFWLRDTADHAVRSPELTGCRVLVVDAEDTFTAMIAHQLRTVGTEVTVRRYDRDHTLDGYDVVVMGPGPGDPTDVAHPKMAHLHRTVRALLERGLPFVAVCLSHQVLGMALGFEVSRLPSPSQGLQKEIDLFGSPERVGFYNSFAARSQEDKREVHGVGVVEVSRDRRTGEVHALRGPHFVSLQFHAESVLTHGGPRILARALRDALGR; encoded by the coding sequence GTGAACGAGGACCTCCTGGACGACGTCCTGCGGGACCGGGCGCAGGCGTACGCGCTGCTGCACCGCCCGGAAGCAGCGGGCCGCGACGCTCTCGACGTGCTCGTCGGGCGGATGTCGACGCCCGCCTCCCTCGCCGACCTGCCCCTGGCGGAACCCGCGGTCCCCGCGCCCTCCACCCACGAACTGCTGGTGGTGGTCCCGTACCGGCAGATCACCGAGCGCGGGTACCCGGCCCCCGACGACGGGTCGCCCCTGCTCGCGCTGCGGGTCGGCGGGCAGCAGCGGCTGCCCCTCGCGGCCGTCCGGGCCCGCCTGCCCGACGTGCCCACGCCGCTGAGCGGGAGCCGCTTCGACGTGGACGACGCCGCCTACGAAGAGGTCGTCCGCTCCGTGATCGACGACGCGATCTCCACCGGCGAAGGGGCGAACTTCGTCATCAAGCGGTCGTTCGTCGCGGACATCACCGACTACGGGCCGCGCAGCGCGCTGTCCTTCTTCAACCGCCTGCTGCAGCGGGAGACGAGCGCCTACTGGACCTTCCTCATCCACACCGGTGAGCGGACCTTCGTGGGCGCCTCGCCCGAGCGGCACATCAGCGTCGACGGCGGCACGGCCGTGATGAACCCGATCAGCGGCACCTACCGCTACCCGGCCGGCGGCCCGGCCCTTCCGGACGTCCTGGACTTCCTCGCCGACCGCAAGGAGGCCGACGAGCTGTTCATGGTCGTCGACGAGGAGCTGAAGATGATGGCCCGGATCTGCGAGGAGGGCGGCCGGGTGAGCGGCCCGCACCTCAAGGAGATGGCCCACCTGGCCCACACGGAGTACTTCATCGAGGGCCGTACCGAGCTGGACGTGCGCGACATCCTGCGCGAGACGCTGTTCGCGCCGACCGTGACCGGATCACCGCTGGAGAGCGCCTGCCGCGTCATCGACCGCTTCGAGCCGCAGGGGCGGGGCTACTACAGCGGGGTCGCCGCGCTGATCGGGCGCGACGCCCGGGGGCGCCGCGCCCTGGACTCCGCCATCCTGATCCGGACGGCGGACATCGACGGCTCCGGCCGGGTCCGGATCGGGGTCGGCAGCACCCTGGTGCGCCACTCCGACCCGGCCTCCGAAGTGGTCGAGACCCGCGCCAAGGCGGCCGGGCTCGTATCGGCCCTGGAGGCCGGCGGCGGCGAACGCTTCGCCGGCCATCCGCGAGTCCGCGCCGAGCTGGAGCGGCGCAACGAGACCCTCGCCCGCTTCTGGCTGCGCGACACCGCCGACCACGCCGTGCGGAGCCCGGAGCTCACCGGCTGCCGCGTCCTGGTCGTCGACGCGGAGGACACCTTCACCGCGATGATCGCGCACCAGCTGCGCACGGTGGGGACCGAGGTGACGGTCCGCCGGTACGACCGGGACCACACCCTCGACGGGTACGACGTGGTGGTGATGGGCCCGGGCCCCGGCGACCCGACCGACGTCGCGCACCCCAAGATGGCGCACCTACACCGGACGGTGCGTGCGCTGCTGGAGCGCGGTCTGCCCTTCGTCGCCGTGTGCCTCAGCCACCAGGTGCTCGGCATGGCGCTGGGTTTCGAGGTCTCCCGGCTCCCTTCCCCGAGCCAGGGGCTGCAGAAGGAGATCGACCTGTTCGGCTCGCCCGAACGCGTCGGGTTCTACAACTCCTTCGCCGCCCGCAGTCAGGAGGACAAGCGGGAGGTCCACGGCGTCGGCGTGGTGGAGGTGAGCCGCGACCGCCGGACCGGGGAGGTGCACGCGCTGCGCGGCCCGCACTTCGTGTCCCTGCAGTTCCACGCCGAGTCCGTCCTCACCCACGGCGGGCCGCGCATCCTGGCCCGCGCCCTGCGCGACGCCCTCGGCCGCTGA
- a CDS encoding isochorismatase family protein: MPGIPRIDPYPLPTTGDLPANSVDWTPDANRAVLLVHDMQRYFLAPLPSGMRGQLVRRAADLRRQCVAHGVPVAYTAQPGGMTEQQRGLLKDFWGPGMRPAPADRQIVDELAPAEGDWLLTKWRYSAFFDSPLLDLLRSSGRDQLILCGVYAHVGVLMTAVEAFTHDIQPFLVADAVADFSEHHHRLALDYTAGRCGKVVTAKEVFG, translated from the coding sequence ATGCCTGGTATACCGCGGATCGACCCCTATCCTCTGCCGACCACGGGCGACCTGCCCGCCAACTCCGTGGACTGGACCCCCGACGCGAACCGCGCCGTCCTGCTCGTCCACGACATGCAGCGCTACTTCCTGGCCCCCCTGCCGTCCGGGATGCGCGGACAGCTGGTCCGGCGGGCCGCCGACCTGCGCCGGCAGTGCGTCGCACACGGCGTGCCCGTGGCCTACACGGCACAGCCCGGTGGCATGACCGAGCAGCAGCGCGGTCTGCTCAAGGACTTCTGGGGGCCCGGCATGCGTCCGGCGCCCGCCGACCGGCAGATCGTCGACGAGCTCGCACCCGCCGAGGGCGACTGGCTCCTCACCAAGTGGCGCTACAGCGCGTTCTTCGACTCCCCCCTGCTCGACCTGCTCCGCTCCAGCGGCCGGGACCAGCTGATCCTGTGCGGGGTCTACGCCCACGTGGGCGTCCTGATGACGGCCGTCGAGGCGTTCACCCACGACATCCAGCCCTTCCTGGTCGCCGACGCCGTCGCCGACTTCTCGGAACACCACCACCGGCTCGCGCTCGACTACACCGCCGGGCGCTGCGGGAAGGTCGTGACGGCGAAGGAGGTCTTCGGGTGA
- a CDS encoding 3-deoxy-7-phosphoheptulonate synthase, which produces MQEVLRDIRAREALQQPEWPDAAEAEGVRAELARRPALVRPADLKTLRGFLARVAAGEALVVQAGDCAEDFGERAPGDVARKAALLDLLAGVLRMNTAKPVVRVGRIAGQFTKPRSRPTETLNGLELPSYRGHMVNGPEPDPEVRRGDPRRVLTGYGVAREIMGHLGWRTGATGHDLIAPLVWTSHEALLLDYELPMLREDDEGRLFLGSTHWPWIGERTRRVDGAHVALLSRVGNPVACKIGPTVTPSELLALCARLDPRREPGRLTLIARMGADRVAERLPPLVAAVRSAGHPVVWLTDPMHGNTVTAPGGAKTRRVKAIAEEVAGFQGAVTAERGVCGGLHLETTPDDVTECVSRDADLGRVGDKYTSLCDPRLNPRQAVAVLSAWSS; this is translated from the coding sequence GTGCAGGAAGTGCTGCGTGACATCCGTGCCCGCGAAGCGCTGCAACAACCCGAGTGGCCCGACGCGGCGGAAGCCGAAGGGGTCCGGGCGGAACTGGCCCGCCGCCCGGCGCTCGTACGGCCGGCCGACCTGAAGACGCTGCGGGGCTTCCTCGCCCGTGTCGCCGCGGGCGAGGCCCTGGTGGTGCAGGCCGGCGACTGCGCCGAGGACTTCGGCGAACGCGCGCCGGGCGACGTCGCGCGCAAGGCGGCCCTGCTGGACCTGCTCGCCGGAGTGCTGCGGATGAACACGGCCAAGCCGGTCGTCCGGGTCGGGCGCATCGCGGGCCAGTTCACCAAGCCCCGCTCCCGCCCCACCGAAACCCTGAACGGCCTGGAACTCCCCTCGTACCGGGGGCACATGGTGAACGGGCCCGAACCCGACCCCGAGGTCAGACGTGGCGACCCACGGCGCGTCCTGACGGGTTACGGGGTCGCGAGGGAGATCATGGGGCACCTCGGCTGGAGGACCGGGGCCACGGGCCACGACCTCATCGCCCCACTGGTGTGGACGAGCCACGAGGCCCTGCTCCTCGACTACGAGCTGCCCATGCTCCGGGAGGACGACGAGGGGCGCCTCTTCCTGGGCTCCACGCACTGGCCCTGGATCGGTGAGCGCACCCGGCGGGTCGACGGCGCCCACGTCGCCCTGCTGTCACGGGTGGGCAATCCGGTGGCGTGCAAGATCGGCCCCACGGTGACGCCGTCGGAACTGCTCGCCCTGTGCGCACGGTTGGACCCCCGGCGCGAGCCGGGCCGCCTCACCCTCATCGCGCGGATGGGAGCCGACCGCGTCGCCGAGCGCCTGCCGCCGCTCGTGGCGGCCGTGCGCTCGGCCGGCCACCCCGTCGTCTGGCTCACCGATCCCATGCACGGCAACACCGTGACGGCGCCGGGCGGGGCGAAGACGCGGCGGGTGAAGGCCATCGCCGAGGAGGTGGCCGGCTTCCAGGGCGCCGTGACCGCCGAGCGGGGAGTCTGCGGCGGGCTGCACCTCGAGACCACCCCCGACGACGTCACCGAATGTGTCTCCCGCGACGCCGACCTCGGGCGCGTGGGCGACAAGTACACGAGTCTGTGCGACCCCCGCCTGAACCCGCGTCAGGCCGTTGCCGTGCTGTCCGCCTGGAGTTCCTGA
- a CDS encoding PhzA/PhzB family protein codes for MPDVAQSPAHTDEAELRRLNRATVEQYMNTKGQDRLKRHQLFTEDGKGGLWTNDTGSPIVINGRDRLAEHAVWSLKCFPDWEWYNIEIFETQDPNRFWVECDGRGKILFEGYPEGHYANHFLHAFELENGKIKLQREFMNPFEQLRALGIPVPQVRRAGIPT; via the coding sequence ATGCCGGACGTCGCGCAGTCGCCCGCGCACACCGACGAAGCCGAGCTGCGTCGGCTCAACCGGGCCACGGTCGAGCAGTACATGAACACCAAGGGTCAGGACCGGCTCAAGCGCCACCAGCTGTTCACGGAGGACGGCAAGGGCGGCCTGTGGACGAACGACACCGGGTCGCCGATCGTCATCAACGGCCGCGACCGGCTGGCGGAGCACGCCGTGTGGTCCCTCAAGTGCTTCCCGGACTGGGAGTGGTACAACATCGAGATCTTCGAGACCCAGGACCCGAACCGCTTCTGGGTCGAGTGCGACGGACGCGGCAAGATCCTCTTCGAGGGGTATCCCGAGGGGCACTACGCCAACCACTTCCTGCACGCGTTCGAACTGGAGAACGGGAAGATCAAGCTCCAGCGCGAGTTCATGAACCCGTTCGAGCAGCTGCGCGCGCTCGGCATCCCCGTCCCGCAGGTCAGGCGCGCCGGCATACCCACCTGA
- a CDS encoding helix-turn-helix domain-containing protein → MTEPAPDATPTFADRLNRLFEVVAPPGRGPYSTDEVARAITASGVSISSSYIWLLRNGQRNNPTLRHISALAKFFGVPPAYFFDDQVTEAVDAELELLVSLRDAGVQRIALRAAGLSSESLHSISDIIERIRDLEGLSKEDGNAPKNPRPLPTEELE, encoded by the coding sequence GTGACGGAACCGGCGCCCGACGCCACTCCCACTTTCGCTGATCGGCTCAACCGCCTCTTCGAGGTCGTGGCGCCGCCGGGCCGGGGGCCGTACAGCACCGACGAGGTGGCTCGCGCGATCACCGCGAGCGGGGTCTCCATCTCCAGCAGTTACATCTGGCTCTTGCGCAACGGGCAGCGGAACAATCCGACGCTGCGTCATATCAGCGCGCTGGCGAAGTTCTTCGGCGTGCCGCCTGCCTACTTCTTCGACGACCAGGTGACCGAAGCGGTCGACGCCGAACTCGAACTGCTGGTGTCCCTCCGCGATGCGGGGGTCCAGCGGATCGCGCTTCGAGCGGCCGGTCTCTCCTCCGAAAGCCTGCACTCGATCAGCGACATCATCGAGCGCATCAGGGACCTGGAAGGTCTCTCCAAGGAAGACGGTAACGCCCCGAAGAATCCGCGTCCACTCCCCACGGAAGAGCTTGAATGA
- a CDS encoding MAB_1171c family putative transporter, translated as MITVLNAFCAVAATVGLGYMLRALYHDRGDVALRYLCVVFGLSVVGFTLLIPAVWVRVDALFDAPNIAALLAGNCVTGLVFGQQIVLQYWIHPPAEARRRARRRIVLCALVLIAMALLFAQLDPSVQRPRDFSVYYGPSSYYFTYLLLYVFVYTSGEVLIARTAWRNAKETQDVHLRRGLRFLSIGSWLTLGYSAVRIINLFGPRLGFDLSHRDDVSVVFGNAGALLAMLGFTFPGWGPRLSLVIRWCVNLVNYHRLYHLWATMHRTVPEIALFPPRNRIRDLLKLTELEYRLYRRVIEIRDGQLFLLPYADSTAVDGAARSARRAGLGRDEIKAVTAAVAIRTAVERRSRGRPGDEGLVLHPSAHAAGPDLDCEVAELLHISGELRRVHLASTLGGGAPEQGPAEAPGREADAA; from the coding sequence GTGATCACGGTCCTGAACGCGTTCTGCGCCGTCGCGGCCACCGTCGGGCTCGGGTACATGCTGCGCGCGCTGTACCACGACAGGGGTGACGTGGCGCTCCGCTACCTCTGCGTCGTCTTCGGGCTCTCCGTCGTCGGCTTCACCCTTCTGATCCCCGCGGTATGGGTGAGGGTGGACGCCCTGTTCGACGCGCCCAACATCGCCGCCCTGCTGGCGGGGAACTGCGTGACAGGGCTCGTCTTCGGCCAGCAGATCGTTCTCCAGTACTGGATCCACCCACCCGCCGAGGCCCGTCGGAGGGCCCGGAGGCGGATCGTCCTGTGCGCCCTCGTCCTGATCGCGATGGCCCTGCTGTTCGCCCAGCTCGACCCCTCGGTGCAGCGCCCGCGGGACTTCAGCGTCTATTACGGCCCTTCTTCCTACTACTTCACCTACCTCCTGCTCTACGTGTTCGTCTACACGAGCGGTGAGGTGCTCATCGCCCGTACCGCCTGGCGGAACGCGAAGGAGACGCAAGACGTCCACCTCAGGCGCGGCCTGCGGTTCCTTTCGATAGGTTCCTGGCTCACCCTCGGTTACAGCGCGGTCAGGATCATCAACCTCTTCGGGCCGCGCCTCGGATTCGACCTGTCGCACCGGGACGACGTCTCCGTCGTCTTCGGGAACGCCGGAGCCCTGCTCGCCATGCTCGGTTTCACCTTCCCCGGCTGGGGTCCGCGTCTCTCGCTCGTGATCCGCTGGTGCGTCAATCTGGTCAACTACCACCGCCTTTACCACCTGTGGGCGACGATGCACCGGACCGTCCCCGAAATCGCCCTCTTCCCACCCCGCAATCGGATCCGCGACCTGTTGAAACTCACCGAACTGGAATACCGCCTCTACCGCCGGGTGATCGAGATCAGGGACGGCCAGCTCTTCCTCCTGCCCTACGCCGACTCCACAGCGGTCGACGGCGCGGCGCGTTCCGCCCGGCGAGCGGGCCTGGGCAGGGACGAGATCAAGGCGGTCACCGCGGCGGTGGCGATCAGGACGGCAGTGGAGCGCAGATCACGGGGGCGACCGGGCGACGAGGGGCTGGTGCTGCATCCGTCCGCGCATGCCGCCGGCCCCGACCTGGACTGCGAGGTGGCCGAGCTGCTGCACATCTCGGGCGAGTTGAGGAGGGTACACCTCGCGTCCACCCTTGGCGGGGGCGCGCCGGAGCAGGGCCCGGCCGAAGCCCCGGGGAGGGAGGCGGACGCCGCCTGA
- a CDS encoding glycoside hydrolase family 5 protein, protein MFLAVLLTIAASAYGAANQASAADTVARSSASQIVADMGAGWNLGNQLEATTNGYPSETAWGQPTVTQALIDKVRAAGFKTIRIPVSYLGHIGPGPNHTIDPSWLNRIQQVVDYGYNRGLHVIINMHGDGYKTVNGSWLICDAPSQAGIKAKYQKTWQQIANRFKDYDQRLILESMNEEFDGQFGRPTQPCYSNINSYNQIFVDTVRKSGGHNSSRWLLVPGWNTNIDYTAGNYGFAVPSDQYRSPSIPAGERRIMISVHHYSPWDFAGEETGTITQWGRAATNPSRTSSWGQEAYLDSQLKKMYETFVTKGYPVVVGEYGAIDKSSFDSSNNRYRADFARAVAATAKKYGAAPVYWDNGATERYGFGLFDRRSLTVTQQGIIDAIMSGVGARVAGSALPSGA, encoded by the coding sequence ATGTTCCTTGCCGTCCTGTTGACGATTGCCGCATCTGCGTACGGTGCGGCGAATCAGGCATCGGCCGCCGACACCGTGGCACGGTCAAGCGCCTCGCAGATCGTGGCCGACATGGGCGCGGGCTGGAATCTGGGCAACCAGCTCGAAGCAACCACCAACGGATACCCCAGCGAAACGGCATGGGGCCAGCCGACCGTGACACAAGCCCTGATCGACAAAGTGCGGGCTGCCGGATTCAAAACGATCCGCATCCCCGTCTCCTACTTGGGACACATAGGACCCGGCCCGAATCACACGATTGACCCCTCCTGGCTGAACAGGATCCAACAGGTCGTCGACTACGGCTACAACAGGGGCCTGCATGTGATCATCAACATGCACGGCGACGGCTACAAGACCGTCAACGGTTCCTGGCTGATCTGCGACGCCCCCTCCCAAGCGGGGATCAAGGCCAAGTACCAGAAAACCTGGCAGCAGATCGCGAACAGGTTCAAGGACTACGACCAGCGCCTGATCCTGGAGTCCATGAACGAGGAGTTCGACGGGCAGTTCGGCCGCCCGACCCAACCGTGCTACTCGAACATCAACAGTTACAACCAGATCTTCGTGGACACCGTACGGAAGTCCGGTGGACACAACAGTTCCAGGTGGCTGCTCGTTCCCGGCTGGAACACCAACATCGATTACACCGCCGGGAATTACGGCTTCGCGGTCCCGTCCGACCAGTATCGGTCCCCTTCCATTCCCGCCGGTGAGCGGCGGATCATGATCTCCGTTCATCACTACAGCCCCTGGGACTTCGCCGGAGAGGAAACCGGCACCATCACACAGTGGGGGCGAGCCGCGACCAATCCGTCGAGAACGTCGTCCTGGGGACAGGAGGCCTATCTGGATTCGCAACTGAAAAAGATGTACGAAACATTCGTCACGAAGGGCTATCCGGTGGTCGTCGGCGAATACGGCGCGATCGACAAGTCATCGTTCGATTCATCGAACAACAGGTACCGCGCGGACTTCGCACGGGCCGTGGCGGCGACTGCCAAGAAGTACGGGGCAGCCCCCGTGTACTGGGACAATGGGGCGACTGAGCGGTACGGGTTCGGGCTGTTCGACCGGCGGTCCCTCACGGTGACTCAGCAGGGCATCATCGATGCCATCATGAGCGGCGTCGGCGCCCGTGTCGCCGGCTCGGCCCTTCCGTCGGGCGCGTAG
- a CDS encoding alpha/beta hydrolase family protein — protein sequence MTMQRRCFLTLSAAGAAGVGMSLLGTGHAGATARAGAPTQRFAVGVRQYAWSRGSRRWTTYVYYPATGAPGGSPVANAPVARGVFPVCEFMHGFSSSPQKSLAVIRPLAEAGFIVPAPHFAHLNGGDVHNGNQSKDVSEVITRTLALNTAGDPLAGHVNTAVGVGVSGHSMGGMTTHGLLTAWPDARITAAIPMSCVDMGNPSPSVRAKVLFVHGDRDGTCPISSARQAYRELPAAKAFLTFRGAGHSDYFGDSRTVTTSVDWMRWSLYGDDAARDRLRAGATSSTTTWESVLG from the coding sequence ATGACCATGCAACGGCGTTGTTTCCTGACCCTGAGCGCAGCCGGAGCAGCGGGCGTAGGCATGTCCCTGCTCGGCACGGGACATGCAGGTGCCACCGCGAGGGCCGGCGCCCCGACCCAGCGGTTCGCGGTCGGCGTGCGCCAGTACGCCTGGAGCCGCGGCAGCCGCCGGTGGACCACCTACGTCTACTACCCCGCCACCGGCGCCCCCGGTGGCTCCCCGGTCGCCAACGCCCCCGTCGCCCGGGGCGTCTTCCCGGTCTGCGAGTTCATGCACGGCTTCAGCAGCAGCCCGCAGAAGTCCCTGGCGGTGATCCGCCCTCTGGCCGAGGCGGGCTTCATCGTCCCCGCCCCCCACTTCGCCCACCTCAACGGCGGGGACGTCCACAACGGCAACCAGTCCAAGGACGTCTCCGAGGTCATCACCCGGACCCTGGCGCTGAACACGGCCGGGGACCCGCTGGCCGGCCACGTCAACACAGCGGTCGGAGTCGGCGTCTCCGGCCACTCGATGGGCGGCATGACCACCCATGGCCTGCTCACGGCCTGGCCGGACGCGCGGATCACCGCGGCGATCCCCATGTCGTGCGTGGACATGGGGAACCCGAGCCCGTCGGTCCGCGCCAAGGTCCTGTTCGTGCACGGCGACCGGGACGGCACCTGCCCGATCTCCTCCGCCCGTCAGGCCTATCGGGAACTGCCCGCCGCCAAGGCGTTCCTCACCTTCCGCGGCGCCGGCCACAGTGACTACTTCGGCGACTCCCGGACCGTCACCACATCCGTGGACTGGATGCGATGGAGCCTGTACGGCGACGACGCGGCCCGCGACCGCCTTCGCGCCGGCGCCACCTCCAGCACCACCACCTGGGAATCCGTGCTGGGCTGA
- the panD gene encoding aspartate 1-decarboxylase: MMRTMFKSKIHRATVTQADLHYVGSVTIDADLMDAADLLPGELVHIVDIDNGARLETYVIEGERGSGVIGINGAAAHLVHPGDLVILISYAQVDDAEARTLVPRVVHVDAANRIVELGSDASAPVPGTDTARSPHAVPAARV; this comes from the coding sequence ATGATGCGCACCATGTTCAAGTCCAAGATCCACCGGGCGACCGTGACCCAGGCCGACCTGCACTACGTCGGCTCCGTCACGATCGACGCGGACCTCATGGACGCCGCCGACCTCCTCCCCGGCGAGCTCGTCCACATCGTCGACATCGACAACGGCGCCCGCCTGGAGACGTACGTCATCGAGGGCGAGCGCGGTTCCGGTGTCATCGGGATCAACGGCGCCGCCGCGCACCTGGTGCACCCCGGCGACCTGGTCATCCTCATCAGCTACGCCCAGGTCGACGACGCCGAGGCCCGGACCCTGGTGCCGCGCGTCGTCCACGTCGACGCCGCGAACCGCATCGTCGAGCTCGGCTCCGACGCCTCCGCCCCGGTCCCGGGCACGGACACCGCGCGCAGCCCCCACGCCGTACCGGCCGCCCGGGTCTGA
- a CDS encoding transglycosylase family protein — translation MAVRGRHRRHQPSRLNRASLTAVGSAGIALPLIGAGTAHAASVDVWEKVAACESTNRWQVNTGNGYYGGLQFSQSTWQAYGGTRYAPRADLATKDQQIAVAEKVLKGQGPRAWPTCSQRAGLTRGGEKPDVTPDGRADRRDRLAATPTTIPNQRRESYTVARGDTLSRIAAQKRVQGGWQRLYAQNRAVIGDDPDLIMPGQRLALRGAPGGTRTEPSARAGSKPEAPSTKPTARGAGPTLKAPDRAAPSARPKPRPRPQSTAQKPAPRPVAQKPKAKPRPQAVAKPVVAKSRTGTLSSPVDASPGTAYGKPGSAWSSGYHTGVDFPVPTGTSVRAVATGRVVSAGWAGAYGYQVVIRHGDGKYSQYAHLSALTVREGQTVGSGQRIARSGSTGNSSGPHLHFEVRTGPGYGSDVDPLAYLRRGGVSL, via the coding sequence ATGGCCGTACGGGGACGACACCGCCGGCACCAGCCGAGCCGTCTCAACCGCGCTTCACTGACCGCGGTCGGCAGCGCGGGCATCGCGCTGCCGCTGATCGGCGCGGGCACGGCACACGCCGCGTCGGTCGACGTCTGGGAGAAGGTCGCCGCCTGCGAGTCCACCAACCGCTGGCAGGTCAACACCGGCAACGGCTACTACGGCGGGCTCCAATTCAGCCAGTCCACCTGGCAGGCGTACGGCGGGACCCGCTACGCCCCCCGTGCCGACCTGGCCACCAAGGACCAGCAGATCGCCGTCGCCGAGAAGGTGCTCAAGGGACAGGGCCCCCGCGCCTGGCCGACCTGCTCCCAGCGGGCCGGGCTCACGCGCGGCGGCGAGAAGCCCGACGTCACCCCCGACGGCCGCGCCGACCGCCGCGACCGGCTCGCCGCCACACCGACCACGATCCCGAACCAGCGCCGCGAGAGCTACACGGTCGCGCGCGGCGACACCCTGTCGCGGATCGCCGCGCAGAAGCGCGTCCAGGGCGGGTGGCAGCGGCTGTACGCGCAGAACCGCGCGGTCATAGGGGACGACCCCGACCTGATCATGCCCGGACAGCGGCTGGCGCTGCGCGGCGCGCCGGGCGGTACGCGGACCGAACCGTCGGCGCGGGCAGGCAGCAAGCCCGAGGCGCCGAGCACGAAGCCCACGGCGCGGGGTGCCGGGCCCACGCTGAAGGCCCCGGACAGGGCGGCCCCCTCGGCGCGGCCGAAGCCCCGGCCGAGACCGCAGTCGACGGCGCAGAAGCCCGCGCCCCGGCCGGTGGCGCAGAAGCCCAAGGCGAAGCCCCGACCGCAGGCCGTGGCGAAGCCGGTCGTCGCCAAGAGCCGCACCGGCACGCTCAGTTCCCCCGTCGACGCCAGTCCGGGCACCGCCTACGGCAAGCCCGGCTCCGCCTGGTCCTCCGGCTACCACACCGGCGTCGACTTCCCGGTGCCCACCGGCACCTCCGTCAGGGCCGTCGCGACCGGCCGGGTCGTCTCCGCCGGCTGGGCGGGCGCGTACGGCTACCAGGTCGTCATCCGGCACGGCGACGGCAAGTACAGCCAGTACGCCCACCTGTCCGCGCTCACCGTCCGGGAGGGGCAGACCGTCGGCAGCGGCCAGCGCATCGCCCGCTCGGGCTCCACGGGCAACAGCAGCGGTCCGCACCTCCACTTCGAGGTGCGCACCGGCCCCGGATACGGCTCCGACGTCGATCCCCTCGCCTATCTGCGCCGCGGCGGCGTGTCCCTGTGA